In one window of Candidatus Methanosuratincola sp. DNA:
- a CDS encoding site-specific DNA-methyltransferase, with the protein MGTWHKVIFGDCRDMREIPDNSVHFMVTSPPYYNAPFDYPDLFKSYDSFLEMIRDFGKELYRVMAPGRVAAFVTDDMLVNGEKYPVVADITRIMIDNGFRYRDKIVWKKPEGYTRISRRSGVLLQRPYPMYFYPDNLQESILLFQKGQFDYSYIRQLPPAIREASKINLKEYNNGKWNLTVWEIVNVLPLPGRLEEGIAAFPEEIPRRLIKLFTFVGEIVLDPFLGSGTTTKVAKELNRNSYGYETDLELKHIVLKKIGYPPCPLTDDKIEIKEREDARQLRTFLQKKALKQKSVTKTLRKEK; encoded by the coding sequence TTGGGAACATGGCACAAGGTCATATTCGGTGACTGTAGAGATATGAGGGAGATTCCAGATAATTCAGTCCACTTTATGGTAACATCTCCTCCTTATTATAATGCACCTTTTGACTATCCTGACCTTTTCAAGAGCTATGATTCGTTTTTGGAAATGATCAGGGATTTTGGTAAAGAACTTTACAGGGTTATGGCACCGGGAAGAGTAGCTGCTTTTGTTACCGATGATATGTTGGTGAATGGGGAGAAATACCCTGTTGTTGCGGACATTACAAGAATCATGATAGATAACGGTTTTAGATATCGAGATAAAATTGTCTGGAAGAAACCAGAAGGTTATACGAGGATTAGCCGGAGGAGCGGTGTTCTTCTTCAGCGTCCATACCCTATGTATTTTTATCCAGACAATCTTCAGGAATCTATACTGCTTTTTCAAAAAGGTCAATTTGATTATTCATATATCAGGCAACTTCCTCCAGCAATAAGAGAAGCTTCAAAAATCAATCTCAAAGAGTACAATAACGGAAAATGGAATTTAACAGTCTGGGAAATTGTGAACGTGCTACCATTGCCAGGTAGGCTTGAAGAAGGCATAGCTGCATTTCCTGAGGAAATACCGAGGAGATTGATAAAACTTTTTACATTTGTTGGAGAAATAGTGCTGGATCCATTCTTGGGCTCAGGAACCACAACGAAAGTGGCGAAGGAACTGAACCGAAATAGTTATGGATATGAGACAGATCTCGAACTGAAGCATATCGTTCTCAAGAAGATAGGTTACCCCCCTTGCCCTCTAACTGATGATAAGATTGAGATAAAGGAGAGAGAGGATGCCAGACAACTTAGAACCTTCCTTCAAAAGAAGGCGCTAAAGCAAAAATCTGTAACTAAGACCTTAAGGAAAGAAAAATAA
- a CDS encoding DNA polymerase ligase N-terminal domain-containing protein: MPQVNLGRSGLGEREKKERIFVVHEHHARRLHYDLRLEKDGVLKSWAVPKGIPLERGTKRLAVQVDDHALEYAWFEGTIPEGEYGAGTVRIWDSGVYEELSWGEGKIEVVFRGRVLSGRYALVRFSRAGENQWLIFRTGE; this comes from the coding sequence ATGCCGCAAGTTAATCTAGGGCGGAGCGGGTTGGGGGAGCGGGAGAAGAAAGAGAGGATATTCGTGGTCCACGAGCACCACGCCAGGAGGCTGCACTACGACCTGCGCCTGGAGAAGGACGGCGTCCTGAAGAGCTGGGCTGTCCCCAAGGGCATCCCGCTCGAGAGGGGCACCAAGAGGCTCGCGGTGCAGGTCGACGACCACGCGCTTGAGTACGCCTGGTTCGAGGGGACGATACCCGAGGGGGAGTACGGCGCCGGGACGGTGAGGATATGGGACAGCGGGGTCTACGAGGAGCTCAGCTGGGGCGAGGGCAAGATCGAAGTGGTCTTCCGGGGGAGGGTGCTCTCGGGCAGGTACGCGCTTGTCAGGTTCAGCAGGGCAGGGGAGAACCAGTGGCTGATATTCAGGACTGGGGAGTAG
- a CDS encoding ParB/RepB/Spo0J family partition protein produces the protein MEINEIDISKIILSELNTRKDLESGTEDVGLDELANSIQEKGLLTPIIVKSNSDGTYGLIAGQRRYLACKKLGWKKIPSIIREISDDTDATIISLIENVHRADMSPMDKARAYQKVYEKYQDYNRTAKETGVSISTIKKYISLLNLAPSIQAKISTAEGPFGIGTLSKIAQEFKPEDQVKVLEEIGGFTQQIQLEILKRAKGDLSRIGELKENALLGAFDVHSCRGIYECIFIPDELKDPVKEAIQYFKDTESLEDAVRKLKNRYR, from the coding sequence ATGGAAATAAATGAAATTGATATCTCAAAAATTATCTTATCAGAATTAAATACAAGAAAGGATTTGGAGTCAGGAACAGAAGATGTTGGGTTGGATGAATTAGCAAACAGCATACAGGAAAAAGGCTTATTAACTCCTATAATAGTAAAATCCAATTCGGATGGGACTTATGGTCTAATAGCAGGACAAAGAAGATACCTTGCCTGTAAAAAATTAGGATGGAAAAAAATACCTTCGATTATTAGAGAAATATCTGATGATACTGATGCAACAATTATCTCTTTGATTGAAAACGTTCATAGAGCAGATATGAGCCCTATGGATAAGGCAAGGGCTTATCAGAAAGTTTACGAAAAATATCAAGATTATAACCGAACTGCAAAAGAAACAGGCGTTTCAATATCAACCATAAAAAAATACATCTCTCTCCTAAATCTTGCTCCATCAATTCAAGCAAAAATATCGACTGCAGAAGGTCCTTTTGGTATTGGAACCCTCTCTAAAATAGCTCAGGAATTCAAACCTGAGGATCAGGTAAAAGTCTTGGAGGAAATTGGTGGTTTTACCCAACAGATTCAATTAGAGATCCTCAAAAGGGCTAAGGGCGATTTAAGTAGAATCGGAGAACTGAAAGAAAATGCTCTTTTAGGTGCCTTTGATGTGCATAGCTGTAGAGGCATTTACGAATGTATTTTTATTCCGGATGAGCTCAAAGATCCCGTTAAAGAAGCAATACAGTATTTTAAAGACACAGAGTCATTGGAAGATGCTGTAAGAAAATTGAAAAATCGATACAGGTGA
- a CDS encoding universal stress protein: MILKILVIADGSPLSEQALIEAIHIAKLFNSTIICIHPMPRQDHIQVEAGKEVIERYERLVKGAGLQFEWLFVEDPPGLAAVKVAERRGADLIVVGSLGEKGIKRRLTQSTVEYIVKNAGCDVYVVKKKEPLF; this comes from the coding sequence TTGATCCTGAAGATCCTCGTTATCGCCGACGGATCGCCGCTCAGCGAACAGGCGCTCATCGAAGCGATCCACATCGCGAAGCTCTTCAACTCGACGATAATCTGCATCCACCCGATGCCAAGGCAAGACCATATCCAGGTGGAGGCGGGGAAGGAGGTCATCGAAAGGTACGAGAGGCTTGTGAAGGGAGCTGGGCTCCAGTTCGAGTGGCTCTTCGTGGAGGACCCGCCTGGGCTGGCTGCAGTGAAGGTCGCCGAGAGGAGGGGCGCGGATCTCATAGTCGTGGGGAGCCTCGGGGAGAAGGGGATTAAGAGGAGGCTGACCCAGAGCACGGTCGAGTACATCGTGAAGAATGCGGGCTGCGACGTCTACGTCGTGAAGAAGAAAGAGCCGCTCTTCTGA
- a CDS encoding deoxyribodipyrimidine photo-lyase: protein MVQKSEQSKGRVEGDRIQRLKGRARIVKEPARKGKTVVYWMQGAFRVSCNPSLECAVGEANRTGLPLLVLVVLDLGYPEANYRSFKFFLEGLADVREGLARRGIALHLRTGKFEEVLSEYAAEAHLLVSDAAYLPAMREVRERVYGDTEAGVVEVEPNVVVPVRVASKKMEYGAYTIRPKIKRLAPVYGGRVVEREYRGEMLGDELDFEPSEHEKVLKGRVEYVPPCGARGGSAEASVLLGDFLRTGYRSFAALRRDPGAQAETGLSPYLHFGHISPLEVLEGVGGGGAPDVNYGALFEQLVVRRELAHNFTLYARGLGSPFDFIPGWAVKTLQEHERDRREYIYSLRELEGARTHDRYWNAAQTELLREGKIHNYMRMYWGKKIIEWSETVEGAYRIMVYLNNKYALDGRDPNSYAGIGWCFGLHDRPFMERRIFGKVRYMSEGGLERKFNMESYLRRVNGIGGKSDPEVN, encoded by the coding sequence TTGGTACAAAAAAGTGAACAGAGCAAGGGGCGAGTTGAAGGGGACCGGATTCAGAGGCTGAAAGGCAGGGCGAGAATAGTGAAGGAGCCTGCCAGGAAGGGAAAGACCGTTGTTTACTGGATGCAGGGGGCATTCAGGGTCTCCTGTAACCCGAGCCTGGAGTGCGCGGTCGGGGAAGCCAACCGGACTGGGCTCCCGCTCCTCGTCCTCGTCGTGCTCGACCTGGGGTACCCGGAGGCGAACTACAGGAGCTTCAAGTTCTTCCTCGAGGGGCTCGCCGACGTAAGGGAAGGGCTCGCCCGGAGGGGCATCGCGCTCCACCTGAGGACGGGGAAGTTCGAAGAGGTCCTCTCCGAGTACGCGGCTGAAGCACACCTGCTGGTCTCGGACGCCGCCTACCTCCCGGCGATGAGGGAGGTGAGGGAGAGGGTCTACGGAGACACGGAGGCTGGCGTCGTCGAGGTCGAGCCCAACGTTGTGGTCCCGGTCAGGGTCGCAAGCAAGAAGATGGAGTACGGCGCATACACAATAAGGCCGAAGATCAAGAGGCTCGCGCCGGTATACGGGGGAAGAGTCGTAGAAAGGGAGTACAGGGGAGAGATGCTAGGAGACGAGCTGGACTTCGAACCTTCGGAACACGAGAAGGTGCTGAAGGGCAGGGTCGAGTATGTTCCGCCCTGCGGCGCAAGGGGCGGGAGCGCGGAGGCTTCCGTTCTGCTCGGAGATTTCCTCAGGACGGGGTACCGGTCGTTTGCGGCCCTGAGGAGGGACCCAGGGGCCCAGGCGGAGACCGGGCTCAGCCCCTACCTCCACTTCGGGCACATAAGCCCTCTTGAGGTGCTGGAGGGGGTGGGCGGCGGGGGGGCACCGGACGTGAACTACGGGGCCCTCTTCGAGCAGCTGGTGGTGAGGAGGGAGCTCGCCCACAACTTCACCCTCTATGCCCGCGGGCTGGGCAGCCCCTTCGACTTCATACCCGGGTGGGCAGTAAAAACCCTGCAGGAGCACGAGAGGGACCGCAGGGAGTACATCTACAGCCTGCGCGAGCTCGAGGGGGCCAGGACGCACGACCGGTACTGGAACGCTGCGCAGACCGAGCTGCTGAGGGAGGGGAAGATACACAACTACATGAGGATGTACTGGGGGAAGAAGATAATCGAGTGGTCCGAGACCGTGGAAGGGGCCTACAGGATAATGGTCTACCTCAACAACAAGTACGCGCTCGACGGCAGGGACCCAAACAGTTATGCCGGCATAGGCTGGTGCTTCGGGCTCCACGACCGCCCCTTCATGGAGAGGAGAATATTCGGCAAGGTTCGCTACATGTCCGAGGGCGGCCTGGAGAGGAAATTCAACATGGAATCCTACCTGAGAAGGGTAAACGGCATCGGAGGTAAATCAGACCCGGAAGTGAACTAA
- a CDS encoding MFS transporter, with protein MREGDRAAVASKNAVLLVATLATFVTPFSMSAVNIALPAIGAEFSMDAILMGWVSTSFLLASATFLVIFGRLSDIHGRKRIFAYGTVIFMVTSLVISASPSAEILILMRIIQGFGGAMIATTSVALITSVFPPGERGKALGINSAAVYTGLSAGPFLGGLLTQYFGWRAIFLFKAPLMALVILLIFTLMKGEWREARGEKFDFAGSAIYGFMLVSTIYGFSILPSYAGGALLAAGLLGLIAFIKYESKAKSPVLDMRLFRGNRVFTFSNLAALINYASTSAITFLMSLYLQYVRGLDPQGAGLILLSQPVVQVVLSPIAGKLSDRVEPRLISSSGMAIISAGLFVLATISPDTPQLVIVANLAALGFGFALFITPNTNAIMSSVERKYLGVASGTLATMRQIGQTLSMGFAMMVLALYVGPVQITPPLFPAFMSSLTAIFVFFAILCLVGMGASLARGKALNNRGGGGRESENPPTPPDTGGATKERERPK; from the coding sequence ATGCGGGAAGGAGACCGCGCAGCGGTGGCATCCAAAAACGCGGTCCTCCTCGTAGCCACGCTGGCGACGTTCGTGACGCCGTTCAGTATGTCCGCGGTCAACATCGCCCTTCCGGCGATAGGCGCCGAGTTCAGCATGGACGCGATCCTTATGGGATGGGTGAGCACGTCCTTCCTTCTCGCATCTGCAACGTTCCTCGTCATATTCGGGCGGCTCTCGGACATACACGGGAGAAAGCGGATCTTCGCGTATGGGACGGTTATCTTCATGGTCACATCCCTGGTAATCAGCGCCTCCCCGTCAGCCGAGATCCTGATCCTCATGCGCATCATTCAGGGGTTCGGCGGGGCGATGATCGCCACCACATCGGTCGCGCTGATAACCAGCGTATTTCCACCGGGCGAGCGGGGGAAGGCTCTGGGGATAAACTCCGCTGCGGTATACACCGGGCTCTCAGCCGGGCCGTTCCTCGGCGGGCTGCTGACCCAGTACTTCGGATGGCGGGCCATATTCCTCTTCAAGGCACCCCTGATGGCGCTCGTGATCCTCCTCATCTTCACGCTGATGAAGGGGGAGTGGAGAGAGGCGAGAGGTGAAAAGTTCGACTTCGCCGGCTCGGCAATCTACGGCTTCATGCTTGTCTCCACCATCTACGGATTCTCGATACTCCCCTCGTATGCCGGCGGGGCGCTCCTGGCAGCGGGGCTGCTGGGGCTGATCGCATTCATCAAGTACGAGTCCAAAGCAAAGAGCCCGGTCCTCGATATGAGGCTCTTCAGGGGCAACAGGGTCTTCACCTTCTCGAACCTGGCGGCGCTGATCAACTACGCCTCGACCTCGGCGATCACGTTCCTGATGAGCCTCTACCTACAATATGTCAGGGGGCTAGATCCCCAGGGGGCAGGGCTGATACTGCTCTCCCAGCCGGTTGTCCAAGTGGTCCTGTCGCCGATCGCAGGGAAGCTGTCGGACAGGGTCGAGCCGAGGCTGATTTCCTCGTCGGGGATGGCGATCATCTCCGCTGGGCTCTTCGTCCTAGCCACGATCTCACCGGACACCCCACAGCTGGTCATCGTCGCGAACCTGGCTGCGCTCGGCTTCGGTTTCGCGCTATTCATCACCCCAAACACGAACGCAATCATGAGCTCGGTCGAAAGGAAGTACTTGGGGGTAGCCTCCGGCACGCTCGCGACGATGCGCCAGATCGGGCAGACGCTCAGTATGGGGTTCGCGATGATGGTCCTAGCACTTTACGTCGGGCCCGTGCAGATCACACCGCCGCTGTTCCCGGCGTTTATGTCGAGCCTCACCGCGATCTTCGTCTTCTTCGCAATCCTCTGCCTGGTCGGGATGGGTGCATCCTTAGCTAGGGGGAAGGCACTCAACAACAGGGGAGGCGGTGGTAGAGAAAGCGAAAACCCGCCAACTCCGCCCGACACAGGCGGAGCCACAAAAGAGAGAGAAAGGCCCAAGTAG
- a CDS encoding MFS transporter, with the protein MSEPGGGTGGGTLWGLPKSVLLMIAILTVNSFSFSYLSIYIAAYLPEAGVSATTIGTLLGVEGLAMAVMAIPFGILSDRRGRKRLLIIGSFATAPVFFAFALSTDPIVMVSAVALGGVFEGIYLATVNALIADQTSLERRNVAFTLSFILGGAGYALGTALPFFIPELGSLLGVEKAAVHQGLLYLFGLVNLAIPAALYAILRDVRETLKPRTASLRGLGILLKFSGINSIIGLGAGFIIPLIPTWLFLKFGVPDSYSGPILAVSSATIGLGAAFSPKLASKLGTVKAVALTQGLSLVFMVTLAFTGDFATAAVVYIIRTGLMNMATPLLDAYLMGIVKPEQRGFASSLNSVIWRIPNSVTTIVGGAILASGNFELPFLIAGAFYVAGISLFYAVFRNVKPIG; encoded by the coding sequence ATGAGCGAACCAGGAGGCGGCACAGGCGGCGGGACGCTCTGGGGTCTGCCCAAGAGCGTTCTCCTGATGATAGCCATACTGACGGTGAACAGCTTCTCGTTCAGCTACCTCTCGATCTACATAGCCGCGTACCTCCCTGAGGCGGGCGTCTCGGCGACGACGATCGGGACGCTCCTCGGGGTCGAGGGGCTGGCCATGGCGGTCATGGCGATCCCCTTCGGGATACTCTCGGACCGGAGGGGTAGGAAGCGCCTCCTCATCATCGGGTCCTTCGCCACGGCACCCGTCTTCTTCGCCTTCGCCCTGAGCACCGACCCGATTGTGATGGTCTCAGCGGTCGCACTCGGGGGGGTCTTTGAGGGGATCTACCTGGCGACCGTCAACGCGCTGATCGCGGACCAGACCTCGCTCGAGCGGAGGAACGTGGCGTTCACGCTCTCGTTCATACTCGGGGGAGCAGGATACGCGCTCGGGACTGCCCTCCCGTTCTTCATCCCCGAGCTGGGCTCGCTGCTTGGGGTCGAGAAGGCTGCGGTCCACCAGGGCTTGTTGTACCTCTTCGGGTTAGTGAACCTCGCGATCCCGGCTGCGCTCTACGCGATACTCAGGGACGTCAGGGAGACCCTGAAGCCCAGGACGGCATCGCTGAGGGGGCTGGGCATTCTCCTCAAGTTCTCCGGGATAAACAGCATAATCGGGCTCGGCGCGGGCTTCATAATACCGCTGATACCGACCTGGCTCTTCCTCAAGTTCGGGGTCCCGGACTCGTACAGCGGGCCCATACTCGCGGTCTCGAGCGCGACGATCGGGTTAGGGGCGGCGTTCAGCCCCAAGCTCGCGTCGAAGCTGGGCACGGTCAAGGCGGTCGCGCTCACCCAGGGGCTCTCGCTGGTGTTCATGGTGACGCTCGCGTTCACGGGCGACTTCGCGACGGCGGCGGTCGTCTACATCATAAGGACCGGGCTGATGAACATGGCAACGCCCCTTCTCGACGCCTACCTGATGGGGATAGTCAAGCCGGAGCAGCGGGGCTTCGCGAGCTCGCTCAACTCCGTGATCTGGAGGATCCCGAACAGCGTCACCACCATCGTGGGCGGGGCGATACTGGCATCCGGCAACTTCGAGCTCCCCTTCCTGATAGCCGGGGCATTCTACGTGGCGGGGATAAGCCTCTTCTACGCGGTCTTCAGGAACGTCAAGCCCATCGGGTGA
- a CDS encoding MBL fold metallo-hydrolase codes for MSKLTFYGGVGEVGGNKILVEDRRTKVFLDFGQSFNFGAGYFVDYLQPRSVGGLKDLFEFDLLPKIKGLYAKELLDGTELDYSEPEIDAVFLSHAHFDHCQHIRFIDPRIPIYLGEGTKIFLDCMEETSSNLNYGKHDYRTFRSGAKIEVEGIEIKPVHVDHSIPGAYGYLVETSGGVIAYTGDLRAHGPRGDMTKEFAERAAAAEPVALICEGTRMEEEDRRQNYSEEEVRERGEFIARKTDKIVFVMRHSRDVDRFRTFYEIAKATGREIVVTTKNAYLLGRLIEDEHLNVPDPRTDDMIRVYYKRKKSGTYDDKDYFKWEREYLDKMVTCEDLRKRQGDYLMEIEFNQLTELIDIRPERGAHLIRSMSEPFSDEDASEEVLQNWVDHFGLEFHQMHASGHLAKEGIEWLVETINPKKIFPIHTENPHLFKYRWGNTEEVYRGKKYQA; via the coding sequence ATGTCAAAACTCACATTCTACGGCGGAGTGGGCGAGGTGGGCGGGAACAAGATCCTCGTCGAGGACCGCAGGACCAAGGTCTTCCTGGACTTCGGACAGTCCTTCAACTTCGGGGCAGGCTACTTCGTGGACTATCTCCAGCCAAGGTCGGTCGGCGGACTGAAGGACCTGTTCGAGTTCGACCTGCTTCCCAAGATAAAGGGACTCTACGCGAAGGAGCTGCTGGATGGAACGGAGCTGGATTACAGCGAACCGGAAATCGACGCGGTCTTCCTCTCGCATGCGCACTTCGACCACTGCCAGCACATCCGCTTCATCGACCCACGGATCCCGATATACCTGGGCGAGGGGACGAAGATCTTCCTCGATTGCATGGAGGAGACCTCCTCCAACCTTAACTACGGCAAGCACGACTACCGGACGTTCAGGAGCGGCGCCAAGATAGAGGTCGAGGGGATTGAGATCAAGCCGGTCCACGTCGACCACTCGATACCTGGCGCGTACGGCTACCTGGTAGAGACCTCGGGCGGGGTGATCGCCTACACGGGCGACCTGAGGGCGCACGGGCCCCGAGGCGACATGACGAAGGAGTTCGCCGAGAGGGCTGCCGCAGCCGAGCCGGTGGCTCTGATCTGCGAGGGAACGAGGATGGAGGAGGAGGACCGGAGGCAGAACTATTCGGAGGAGGAGGTGAGGGAAAGGGGCGAGTTCATCGCGAGGAAGACGGACAAGATCGTCTTCGTGATGAGGCACAGCAGGGACGTGGACAGGTTCAGGACCTTCTACGAGATAGCCAAAGCAACTGGGAGGGAGATCGTCGTCACAACGAAGAACGCCTACCTCCTGGGGAGGCTGATAGAGGATGAGCACCTGAACGTCCCGGACCCGCGGACGGACGACATGATCAGGGTATACTACAAAAGGAAGAAGAGTGGCACCTACGACGACAAGGACTACTTCAAGTGGGAGAGGGAGTACCTAGACAAGATGGTTACCTGTGAGGACCTGCGGAAGCGACAGGGGGACTACCTCATGGAGATCGAATTCAACCAGCTCACGGAGCTCATAGACATCAGGCCGGAGAGGGGCGCGCACCTGATAAGGAGCATGAGCGAGCCTTTCAGCGACGAGGACGCCTCAGAGGAGGTACTACAGAACTGGGTAGACCACTTCGGGCTCGAGTTCCACCAGATGCACGCGTCCGGGCACCTGGCGAAGGAAGGGATCGAGTGGCTCGTGGAAACCATAAACCCGAAGAAGATATTCCCGATCCACACGGAGAACCCGCACCTGTTCAAGTACAGGTGGGGGAATACGGAGGAAGTTTACCGCGGAAAGAAGTACCAGGCATGA
- a CDS encoding fasciclin domain-containing protein: protein MPDIVDAAVASGKFNTLVAAVKAAGLVETLKGKEPFTVFAPTDEAFAAMPPGTVDSLLKDIPALQKVLTYHVVAGKHPFVELKRLKELKTV, encoded by the coding sequence TTGCCGGATATAGTTGATGCAGCTGTAGCCAGCGGTAAGTTCAACACTCTCGTAGCAGCAGTCAAAGCAGCAGGGCTAGTTGAAACGTTGAAGGGCAAAGAGCCGTTCACAGTCTTCGCTCCGACTGACGAAGCCTTTGCTGCCATGCCTCCGGGGACTGTCGATTCACTCCTGAAGGACATTCCTGCGCTCCAAAAGGTGCTTACCTACCACGTGGTGGCGGGGAAGCACCCGTTCGTCGAGCTCAAGCGTCTTAAAGAACTGAAGACGGTCTAG